Proteins encoded within one genomic window of Sphingosinicella ginsenosidimutans:
- a CDS encoding type II toxin-antitoxin system RelE/ParE family toxin, whose protein sequence is MIRSFRSKPLRRFAEEGDGSKLPVRNHDRVRRILVALDAATVPEDMNLPGYRFHGLKGSPKRYAVDASGNYRVTWEWEAPDAIEVDLEDYH, encoded by the coding sequence ATGATCCGCTCATTCCGCAGCAAGCCGCTTCGAAGGTTCGCCGAGGAGGGCGACGGATCGAAATTGCCGGTGCGCAATCACGACCGCGTGCGCCGCATCCTCGTGGCGCTGGACGCGGCGACGGTGCCCGAGGACATGAACCTGCCGGGCTATCGCTTCCACGGCCTCAAGGGGTCGCCGAAACGCTATGCGGTCGATGCGAGCGGCAATTACCGGGTCACCTGGGAATGGGAGGCGCCGGACGCGATCGAGGTCGATCTGGAAGACTATCATTGA
- a CDS encoding branched-chain amino acid aminotransferase encodes MSLTFVVEPNAHPLSAAQRADLLVDPGFGRVFTDHMAIVRYSTDKGWHDARITARSPVTLEPAASVLHYAQEIFEGLKAYRRPQGAALFRPDANARRFRASARRLAMPELPEELFLESVRALVKADIDWIPQDEDGALYLRPFMFASEVFLGVKPASEYLYIVMASSVGRYFKGGPRAVSLWVTREYTRAAPGGTGAAKCGGNYAASLAAQADAISRGCDQVVFLDAAERRWIEELGGMNIFFVFDDGSIATPPLDGTILPGVTRDSILTLARDAGIAAREERYSIEQWQADAASGRLTEAFACGTAAVVTPIGRVQGEGIDFTINGERVGPTTQRIREALVAIQRGTAPDPHDWVEELA; translated from the coding sequence ATGTCGCTGACTTTCGTGGTCGAACCGAATGCCCATCCGCTCTCCGCCGCGCAGCGCGCGGACTTGCTCGTCGATCCCGGTTTCGGGCGGGTCTTCACCGATCATATGGCGATCGTGCGCTACAGCACCGACAAGGGCTGGCACGACGCACGCATCACGGCGCGCAGCCCGGTGACGCTCGAGCCGGCGGCCTCGGTCCTTCATTATGCGCAGGAAATTTTCGAAGGGCTGAAGGCCTATCGGCGCCCACAGGGCGCGGCGCTGTTCCGGCCGGACGCCAATGCGCGCCGCTTCCGTGCCTCGGCGCGCCGCCTGGCGATGCCGGAATTGCCGGAGGAGCTGTTCCTCGAATCGGTTCGTGCGCTCGTCAAGGCGGATATCGACTGGATCCCGCAGGACGAGGACGGCGCTCTCTACCTGCGCCCGTTCATGTTCGCGAGCGAGGTCTTCCTCGGCGTGAAGCCGGCCTCCGAATATCTCTACATCGTCATGGCCTCGTCGGTCGGCCGTTATTTCAAGGGTGGGCCGCGCGCCGTCTCCCTCTGGGTGACGCGCGAATATACCCGCGCGGCGCCGGGCGGGACCGGCGCGGCCAAATGCGGCGGCAATTACGCCGCGAGCCTTGCCGCGCAGGCCGATGCGATCAGCCGCGGCTGCGATCAGGTGGTCTTCCTCGACGCGGCGGAGCGCCGCTGGATCGAGGAACTCGGCGGCATGAACATCTTCTTCGTGTTCGACGACGGATCGATCGCGACACCGCCCCTCGACGGGACGATCCTTCCCGGCGTCACTCGCGATTCGATCCTCACCCTCGCGCGCGACGCCGGCATCGCCGCGCGCGAGGAGCGTTATTCGATTGAACAGTGGCAGGCAGATGCCGCCAGCGGCCGACTGACCGAAGCCTTTGCCTGCGGCACCGCCGCGGTCGTCACGCCGATCGGCAGGGTCCAGGGCGAGGGGATCGATTTCACGATCAACGGCGAGAGGGTGGGGCCGACGACGCAGCGCATTCGCGAGGCTTTGGTCGCGATCCAGCGCGGCACCGCCCCCGATCCGCACGACTGGGTCGAGGAGTTGGCCTGA
- a CDS encoding TspO/MBR family protein, translating into MTGIASKSQLRMSFLRYALICVPALLLLGALSAAFSGSSADNSWYMALRKPPLTPPGWVFGVVWTCLYILLGLAFAMLLHARGAHKRGRLIVLFVVGLLLNFAWSPLFFRFHEVTAALVVIAAMIVITIVLAHRLWTIRKLAAAMMLVYLAWLMFAAALNEELLRLNPGAEAVAPAASATNIPL; encoded by the coding sequence ATGACCGGGATCGCCTCCAAATCGCAGCTGCGGATGAGCTTCCTGCGCTATGCCCTGATCTGCGTGCCGGCGCTCCTGCTGCTCGGCGCGCTTTCGGCGGCGTTCTCGGGGTCGAGCGCCGACAATAGCTGGTACATGGCGCTGCGAAAGCCGCCGCTGACCCCGCCGGGCTGGGTGTTCGGCGTCGTATGGACCTGTCTCTACATCCTGCTCGGCCTCGCCTTTGCGATGCTGCTCCACGCGAGGGGCGCCCACAAGCGCGGCCGGCTGATCGTCCTCTTCGTCGTCGGACTCCTCCTCAATTTCGCCTGGTCGCCGCTCTTCTTCCGTTTCCACGAGGTCACGGCCGCCCTGGTCGTCATCGCCGCGATGATCGTCATCACCATCGTTCTGGCGCATCGGCTCTGGACGATCCGCAAGCTCGCGGCGGCGATGATGCTGGTCTATCTCGCCTGGCTGATGTTCGCCGCGGCGCTCAACGAGGAGCTGCTGCGACTCAATCCCGGCGCGGAGGCGGTTGCGCCGGCGGCCTCGGCCACCAATATCCCGCTTTGA
- a CDS encoding YbjN domain-containing protein, translating to MHMDEYELEREASAPIDMLETYYRALGWEYERSGEDEIVSTFQGSWTQYELRSIWRAEDQVLQFLALPDIRVATEKRDAIYETIGLINEQLWLGHFELWSASGLVLFRHAALLEGEDGATLSLQQAETLVEAAIEECERFYPVFQFVLWADKTPQEAIAAALIETQGEA from the coding sequence ATGCATATGGACGAATATGAGCTCGAACGGGAGGCCAGCGCCCCCATCGACATGCTCGAAACCTACTACCGGGCGCTCGGTTGGGAATATGAGCGCAGCGGCGAGGACGAGATCGTCTCGACCTTCCAGGGCAGCTGGACCCAGTATGAGCTGCGTAGCATCTGGCGCGCCGAGGATCAGGTGCTCCAGTTCCTCGCCCTTCCCGACATTCGCGTCGCCACGGAGAAGCGCGACGCCATTTACGAGACGATCGGCCTGATCAACGAACAGCTCTGGCTCGGCCATTTCGAGCTCTGGTCGGCCTCTGGCCTCGTCCTCTTCCGTCACGCGGCCCTGCTCGAAGGCGAGGATGGGGCGACGCTGAGCCTTCAGCAGGCGGAAACGCTGGTCGAAGCCGCGATCGAGGAATGCGAGCGCTTCTACCCGGTGTTCCAGTTCGTCCTGTGGGCCGACAAGACGCCGCAGGAAGCAATTGCCGCGGCGCTGATCGAAACCCAGGGCGAGGCTTAG
- a CDS encoding TlyA family RNA methyltransferase, translating to MAKARADQLLVDRGLAESRAKAQALILAGLVFSGERKIEKAGQSLAPDAPLEVRGRDHPWVSRGGIKLAHGLEHFGWDVTGAVALDVGSSTGGFTDVLLQRGAAKVFAVDVGTNQLAWKLRQDSRVVVHEQTNARYLTDAIVTEPVDIIVCDASFISLAKVLDTALDFAKPGGRLLALVKPQFEAERGEIGKGGVVRDPAVHERVCAAFAAWLEGRGWSVAGVTPSPITGPEGNVEFLIAATRA from the coding sequence ATGGCGAAGGCGCGCGCCGATCAGCTGCTCGTCGATCGCGGCCTCGCCGAGAGCCGCGCGAAGGCGCAGGCGCTGATCCTCGCCGGGCTGGTCTTTTCGGGCGAGCGCAAGATCGAGAAGGCGGGGCAGTCGCTCGCGCCGGATGCGCCGCTGGAGGTGCGCGGTCGCGATCATCCCTGGGTCTCGCGCGGGGGGATCAAGCTGGCGCACGGGCTCGAACATTTCGGTTGGGACGTGACCGGCGCGGTGGCGCTCGATGTCGGCAGCTCGACCGGCGGCTTCACCGACGTCCTGCTCCAGCGCGGCGCTGCGAAGGTGTTCGCGGTCGATGTCGGCACCAATCAGCTCGCCTGGAAGCTCCGCCAGGATTCGCGTGTCGTCGTCCACGAACAGACCAATGCACGCTATCTCACCGATGCGATCGTCACCGAGCCGGTGGATATCATCGTGTGCGACGCGAGCTTCATCAGTCTGGCAAAGGTGCTCGATACCGCACTCGATTTCGCGAAGCCCGGCGGCCGGCTCCTCGCCCTCGTCAAGCCGCAGTTTGAGGCCGAGCGGGGCGAGATCGGCAAGGGCGGCGTGGTCCGCGATCCGGCGGTGCACGAACGGGTCTGCGCCGCCTTCGCCGCCTGGCTGGAGGGACGCGGCTGGTCGGTGGCGGGGGTCACCCCAAGTCCCATCACGGGACCGGAGGGCAATGTCGAATTCCTCATCGCCGCGACGCGCGCTTGA
- a CDS encoding pyrroline-5-carboxylate reductase family protein, which translates to MADPLLPGPLWFVGCGNMGSAMLDGWIAAGIDPAHVTVIRPSGRPVGHDVRVLTDYPEDEVPAIVLLAMKPYQLDAVAPVLTPILEPETLLLSILAGVEIASLRTRFAAPRTILRAMPNLPVRLGKGVVNLAGEGADQTARALATGLMAALGHAEWFDDESQFALAGHLTGAGPAFLFRFIDALAAAAETLGLPYDQAARLALRMVEGAAALAAASPDDPEALARRVASPGGTTEAGLKVLDEDRALADLMLRTLEASRLRGIEMALAAREG; encoded by the coding sequence ATGGCGGATCCGCTGCTGCCGGGGCCGCTCTGGTTCGTCGGTTGCGGCAATATGGGTTCGGCGATGCTCGACGGCTGGATCGCCGCCGGGATCGATCCGGCGCACGTGACCGTCATCCGGCCGAGCGGCCGGCCCGTCGGCCATGATGTGCGCGTCCTCACTGATTATCCCGAGGACGAGGTGCCGGCGATCGTGCTGCTGGCGATGAAGCCTTACCAGCTCGATGCGGTCGCGCCCGTGCTGACGCCGATCCTCGAGCCCGAGACGCTGCTCCTGTCGATCCTCGCTGGCGTCGAGATCGCGTCGCTGCGGACCCGCTTCGCTGCGCCGCGGACGATCCTTCGCGCGATGCCGAACCTTCCCGTCCGGTTGGGAAAGGGCGTGGTCAACCTCGCGGGGGAGGGCGCCGATCAGACGGCCCGCGCGCTCGCGACCGGGCTGATGGCGGCGCTCGGCCATGCCGAATGGTTCGACGACGAATCGCAGTTCGCGCTCGCCGGTCACCTGACGGGCGCGGGGCCGGCCTTCCTGTTTCGCTTCATCGACGCGCTGGCGGCCGCGGCCGAGACGCTCGGCCTGCCTTATGATCAGGCGGCCCGGCTCGCGCTCAGGATGGTCGAGGGCGCCGCGGCGCTGGCCGCCGCCTCGCCCGACGATCCCGAAGCGCTCGCGCGGCGGGTCGCAAGCCCGGGCGGCACCACCGAGGCGGGATTGAAGGTGCTCGACGAGGATCGCGCGCTCGCGGACCTGATGCTGCGCACGCTCGAGGCTTCGCGGCTTCGCGGGATCGAGATGGCGTTGGCGGCCCGCGAGGGATGA
- a CDS encoding AAA family ATPase → MTTRGFVLGKFMPPHAGHQLLCGTAGRMVDELTILVCSLPGDPIPGELRLAWMRALFPHARVIGHDAIVPQAAEDSADFWPIWRAIVKAAHPEPIDYVFAGEAYGLRLAEEVGGTFVPVGARIMGQDPRGLGGLSGSAVRADPWAHWPHLPPPVRGYYAKSICLHGVESTGKSVMSDRLARHFGTIWVPEYGRAHCETHGLELTEADLLLIGRAQAAMVEAARPLCDRRLIVDTDALMTAAWCEMLFDRIPEPLLAYPKADLYLLLEPDVEWVDDGTRFFGTPDRRARFAAICRRLLEEAGVTWVSIGGRWEDRFEQAVAAIEGMDGAHV, encoded by the coding sequence ATGACGACGCGCGGCTTCGTTCTCGGCAAGTTCATGCCGCCCCACGCCGGCCACCAGCTCCTGTGCGGCACCGCGGGGCGCATGGTGGACGAGCTCACCATCCTCGTCTGCTCGCTTCCGGGCGATCCGATCCCCGGCGAACTGCGCCTCGCCTGGATGCGCGCGCTGTTCCCGCACGCCCGGGTGATCGGGCATGACGCCATCGTCCCGCAGGCGGCGGAGGACAGCGCGGACTTCTGGCCGATCTGGCGCGCCATCGTGAAGGCCGCCCATCCCGAGCCGATCGATTACGTCTTCGCCGGGGAAGCCTATGGCCTGCGCCTCGCCGAGGAGGTGGGCGGCACCTTCGTCCCCGTCGGCGCGCGGATCATGGGGCAAGATCCGCGCGGCCTCGGCGGCCTCTCGGGAAGCGCCGTGCGCGCCGATCCCTGGGCGCACTGGCCGCATTTGCCGCCGCCGGTGCGCGGCTATTACGCGAAATCCATCTGCCTTCACGGCGTCGAGAGCACCGGCAAGTCGGTGATGTCCGATCGGCTGGCGCGGCATTTCGGCACGATCTGGGTCCCCGAATATGGCCGCGCCCATTGCGAGACGCACGGGCTGGAGCTGACCGAGGCGGACCTGCTCCTCATCGGCCGCGCCCAGGCAGCGATGGTGGAGGCGGCGCGGCCGCTCTGCGACAGGCGCCTCATCGTCGACACCGACGCCCTGATGACCGCCGCCTGGTGCGAGATGCTGTTCGATCGCATCCCGGAGCCGCTCCTCGCCTACCCCAAGGCCGATCTCTACCTCCTGCTCGAGCCCGATGTCGAATGGGTGGACGACGGCACCCGCTTCTTCGGCACCCCGGATCGCCGCGCCCGCTTCGCCGCCATCTGCCGGCGATTGCTGGAGGAAGCGGGGGTGACGTGGGTGTCGATCGGGGGGAGATGGGAGGACAGGTTCGAACAGGCGGTGGCGGCGATCGAGGGGATGGATGGCGCGCATGTGTGA
- the pnuC gene encoding nicotinamide riboside transporter PnuC, with product MNWTELAAAGLGLVNVALVVRRSIWNYPFGVAMVALYFFVFAEARLYSDALLQIFFLVIQLYGWWNWHKHESEDGIAVEALSNRQRLAWLIGAGAASTLWGYGMARYTNAAMPVADAFIAGMSVSAQCLQSLRKVESWVLWIAVDALAIGVYLIRGLEVTAGLYAVFLVMCVFGLVGWLRKLRAEARPA from the coding sequence ATGAACTGGACCGAGCTTGCGGCGGCCGGGCTCGGCCTCGTCAACGTGGCGCTCGTCGTGCGCCGATCGATCTGGAACTATCCGTTCGGCGTCGCGATGGTCGCGCTCTATTTCTTCGTCTTCGCCGAGGCGCGCCTCTACAGCGATGCGCTGCTCCAGATCTTCTTCCTCGTCATCCAGCTCTACGGCTGGTGGAACTGGCACAAGCATGAGAGCGAGGACGGCATCGCGGTCGAGGCGCTGTCGAATCGCCAGCGTCTCGCCTGGCTGATCGGCGCCGGCGCCGCCTCCACGCTGTGGGGCTATGGCATGGCGCGCTACACCAATGCGGCGATGCCGGTCGCCGACGCCTTCATCGCGGGGATGAGCGTTTCGGCGCAGTGCCTTCAATCGCTGCGGAAAGTCGAAAGCTGGGTGCTGTGGATCGCGGTCGACGCCCTGGCGATCGGGGTCTATCTGATCCGCGGGCTCGAGGTGACCGCGGGGCTCTACGCGGTGTTCCTCGTCATGTGCGTCTTCGGCCTCGTCGGATGGCTCAGGAAGCTGCGCGCCGAAGCGCGTCCCGCATGA
- a CDS encoding HigA family addiction module antitoxin, with translation MTNPLLKGLRPTHPGEILREDVLPALGISKSKAASDLRISRQQLYDILGEKKPVTPQMAHRIGKLTGTSPELWAAMQMRYDLATQVPEELDLIPAREAA, from the coding sequence ATGACCAACCCGCTGCTCAAGGGCCTGAGGCCCACCCATCCCGGCGAAATCCTGCGCGAGGACGTGCTGCCCGCGCTCGGCATCTCGAAGTCCAAGGCGGCGAGCGACCTGCGCATCTCGCGCCAGCAGCTTTACGACATCCTGGGCGAAAAGAAGCCGGTCACCCCGCAAATGGCGCATCGGATCGGCAAGCTCACCGGCACCTCGCCCGAGCTGTGGGCGGCGATGCAGATGCGCTACGATCTCGCGACGCAGGTGCCGGAGGAGCTGGACCTCATCCCGGCGCGCGAGGCGGCGTGA
- a CDS encoding MerC domain-containing protein has product MFEGTVRNGTIDRLAIGLSGLCLVHCVASAVFVALLASAGGFLLNPVFHEVGLTLAILLGMIGLGRGLLQHGFMLPAAIGSLGLGMMAGALTLGHDGGEVLYSILGVLILALGHDLNRRAVV; this is encoded by the coding sequence ATGTTCGAAGGCACGGTCAGGAATGGGACGATCGATCGACTGGCCATCGGCCTGTCGGGCCTTTGCCTCGTCCATTGCGTGGCGAGTGCGGTGTTCGTGGCGCTGCTGGCCTCGGCGGGCGGCTTCCTGCTCAACCCTGTCTTCCACGAAGTCGGGCTTACGCTCGCGATCCTGCTCGGCATGATCGGGCTCGGCCGCGGCCTCCTGCAGCATGGCTTCATGCTCCCGGCGGCGATCGGGAGCCTCGGGCTCGGCATGATGGCGGGCGCGCTGACGCTCGGCCATGATGGCGGCGAGGTGCTCTATTCGATCCTCGGGGTGCTCATCCTCGCGCTCGGCCACGATCTCAACCGACGGGCGGTGGTCTAG
- a CDS encoding class II aldolase/adducin family protein, protein MHDELVLANRILAHEGIVDAYGHVSLRCPGERTFLLARSRSPALVSSEDFIEYDFNGTPLNGDTRAGYVERMIHAAIYAAREDVGSIVHSHAAQILPFTIVDRPLVPVIHVAGMIGPSVPKWDIADRFGETDLLVRTIEQGADLARRLGEGNCALMRGHGAVVTGRSLKEAVLRSIFLHMNAAAQLQAASLGACKALSEAEARLSEEAHVAGHVLDRAWDYFAARAQGGEGTAS, encoded by the coding sequence ATGCATGACGAGTTGGTTCTCGCGAACCGGATTCTGGCCCATGAGGGGATTGTCGATGCCTATGGGCATGTGAGCCTGCGCTGCCCGGGAGAGAGGACTTTCCTCCTCGCCCGCTCGCGCAGTCCGGCTTTGGTCTCTTCCGAGGATTTCATCGAATATGATTTCAACGGGACCCCGCTGAACGGCGACACCCGCGCCGGCTATGTCGAGCGGATGATCCATGCCGCCATCTATGCGGCGCGGGAGGATGTCGGCTCTATCGTCCACAGCCATGCGGCGCAGATCCTGCCCTTCACCATCGTCGACCGGCCTTTGGTGCCGGTGATCCATGTCGCCGGCATGATCGGCCCCAGCGTTCCCAAATGGGATATTGCCGACCGTTTCGGTGAGACCGACCTTCTCGTCCGGACGATCGAACAGGGCGCGGACCTCGCCCGGCGACTGGGCGAAGGGAATTGCGCGCTGATGCGCGGCCATGGCGCGGTGGTCACCGGCCGGTCGCTCAAGGAAGCGGTGCTTCGGTCGATCTTCCTCCACATGAACGCCGCTGCCCAGCTTCAGGCGGCGAGCCTCGGCGCCTGCAAGGCGCTGAGCGAGGCGGAGGCGCGCCTGTCGGAAGAGGCCCATGTGGCCGGGCATGTCCTCGATCGGGCCTGGGACTATTTCGCCGCCCGGGCCCAGGGGGGCGAGGGGACGGCGAGC
- a CDS encoding accessory factor UbiK family protein yields the protein MQSQNRLFDDFVKVMNGAAGTIAGMTREAQASMQERAREWIGGLDMVSREEFEATKAIAVAAREEAEALKARIAALEAAARAPSAPAGKGRARKGEGA from the coding sequence ATGCAATCCCAGAACAGGCTGTTCGACGATTTCGTCAAGGTGATGAACGGCGCGGCGGGCACGATCGCCGGCATGACCCGCGAGGCGCAGGCTTCGATGCAGGAGCGCGCGCGCGAGTGGATCGGCGGCCTAGACATGGTGAGCCGCGAGGAGTTCGAGGCGACGAAGGCGATCGCCGTGGCCGCCCGCGAGGAGGCCGAGGCGCTGAAGGCGCGGATCGCCGCACTGGAGGCCGCCGCGCGGGCGCCGTCCGCGCCAGCTGGAAAGGGCCGCGCCCGAAAAGGCGAGGGCGCCTGA
- the dxs gene encoding 1-deoxy-D-xylulose-5-phosphate synthase codes for MNDRPETPLLDRVATPEDLRKLDRGELRQLADELRAETISAVSSTGGHLGAGLGVVELTVALHYVFDTPDDRLIWDVGHQAYPHKIITGRRDRIRTLRQGGGLSGFTKRSESEYDPFGAAHSSTSISAALGFAVANKLSGAPGKAIAVIGDGAMSAGMAYEAMNNAAQAGNRLIVILNDNDMSIAPPVGGLSHYLARLVSSNKYLSVRHLAQRFARKLPEPLHKAARKAEEYARTMVTGGTLFEELGFYYVGPVDGHDVERLVDILENVRDAEVGPMLVHVVTKKGKGYAPAEAAADKYHGVVKFDVVTGKQDKGPGGGPPAYQNVFGETLAKLAESDPKICAVTAAMPSGTGVDKFAAAHPDRAFDVGIAEQHAVTFAAGLAAQGMRPFVAIYSTFLQRAYDQVVHDVAIQNLPVRFAMDRAGLVGADGATHAGSFDLAYLCTLPNFTVMAAADEAELAHMVKTMEEHDSGPIAVRYPRGNGVGVPLPETPEVLEIGKGRVVREGRQVAILSLGTRLAEALKAADRLDAQGLSTTVADLRFAKPLDEELIRRLLATHEVAVTIEEAAIGGFGAHVLTLASDAGLIDAGLKLRTMRLPDTFQDQDKPEKQYAEAGLDADGIVETVLKALRHNSAGVVEGARA; via the coding sequence ATGAACGATCGACCCGAAACGCCGCTTCTCGATCGCGTGGCGACGCCCGAGGATCTGCGCAAACTTGACCGTGGCGAGCTGCGCCAGTTGGCCGATGAGCTCCGCGCCGAGACGATCTCGGCGGTTTCGAGCACCGGGGGGCATCTGGGCGCCGGGCTTGGCGTCGTCGAGCTCACCGTGGCCCTCCATTATGTCTTCGACACCCCCGATGATCGGCTCATCTGGGACGTCGGCCACCAGGCCTATCCGCACAAGATCATCACCGGCCGTCGCGACCGGATCCGCACGCTGCGGCAGGGCGGGGGCCTCTCCGGCTTCACCAAGCGCTCGGAGAGCGAGTACGACCCGTTCGGGGCGGCGCACAGCTCGACGTCGATCTCGGCCGCGCTCGGCTTTGCGGTCGCCAACAAGCTGTCCGGCGCGCCCGGCAAGGCGATCGCGGTCATCGGGGACGGCGCGATGAGCGCCGGCATGGCCTATGAGGCGATGAACAATGCGGCGCAGGCCGGCAACCGCCTGATCGTCATCCTCAACGACAACGACATGTCGATCGCGCCGCCGGTCGGCGGGCTCTCGCACTATCTCGCGCGCCTCGTCAGCTCGAACAAATATCTCTCGGTCCGCCATCTCGCCCAGCGCTTCGCCCGCAAGCTGCCCGAGCCGCTGCACAAGGCGGCGCGCAAGGCCGAGGAATATGCGCGAACGATGGTGACCGGCGGAACGCTGTTCGAGGAACTGGGCTTCTATTATGTCGGCCCCGTGGACGGGCACGATGTCGAGCGGCTCGTCGACATCCTCGAAAATGTCCGCGATGCCGAGGTCGGGCCGATGCTGGTCCATGTCGTCACCAAGAAGGGCAAGGGCTATGCCCCGGCCGAGGCGGCGGCCGACAAATATCACGGCGTCGTCAAGTTCGATGTCGTCACCGGCAAGCAGGACAAGGGCCCGGGCGGCGGCCCGCCGGCCTATCAGAACGTCTTCGGCGAGACGCTGGCGAAACTCGCCGAGAGCGACCCGAAGATCTGCGCGGTCACCGCGGCGATGCCGTCCGGAACCGGGGTGGACAAGTTCGCGGCTGCCCATCCCGACCGCGCCTTCGACGTCGGCATCGCCGAGCAGCATGCCGTCACCTTCGCGGCGGGGCTGGCGGCGCAGGGGATGCGCCCGTTCGTCGCGATCTATTCGACCTTCCTGCAGCGCGCCTATGACCAGGTCGTCCACGACGTCGCGATCCAGAACCTGCCGGTGCGCTTCGCGATGGATCGCGCCGGGCTGGTCGGCGCCGACGGCGCGACCCATGCCGGAAGCTTCGATCTCGCTTATCTGTGCACATTGCCCAATTTCACCGTAATGGCTGCCGCCGATGAGGCCGAGCTCGCCCATATGGTGAAAACCATGGAGGAGCATGACAGCGGCCCGATCGCGGTCCGTTACCCTCGCGGCAATGGCGTCGGGGTCCCCCTGCCAGAGACGCCCGAAGTGCTGGAAATCGGCAAGGGACGTGTCGTCCGCGAGGGCAGACAAGTCGCGATCCTGTCGCTCGGCACCCGCCTTGCCGAGGCGCTCAAGGCGGCCGACCGGCTCGACGCGCAGGGCCTGTCGACCACCGTCGCGGACCTGCGCTTCGCCAAGCCGCTGGACGAGGAGCTGATCCGTCGCCTGCTCGCGACCCACGAGGTCGCCGTGACGATCGAGGAGGCCGCGATCGGCGGCTTCGGCGCCCACGTCCTGACGCTCGCCAGCGACGCCGGCCTGATCGACGCCGGCCTCAAGCTGCGCACGATGCGCCTGCCCGACACGTTCCAGGACCAGGACAAGCCCGAGAAGCAATATGCCGAAGCGGGGCTCGACGCGGACGGCATCGTCGAGACCGTTCTCAAGGCATTGCGGCACAACAGCGCCGGCGTGGTCGAAGGGGCGCGCGCCTGA
- a CDS encoding Fur family transcriptional regulator yields MEHHHHSHSGAGLAEAAQVAMERAGEQWTPMRAAVFGALASFEKPASAYDIAEKVSQDQGRRVAANSVYRILDLFVGSNLARRVESANAYVANDHPDCVHDCIFLICDECGQATHMDDDSLSKNVRAAAKKAGFAPVRPVIEVHGRCEDCAGD; encoded by the coding sequence ATGGAACATCATCACCACTCGCATTCCGGTGCCGGCCTCGCCGAGGCCGCGCAGGTCGCGATGGAGCGCGCCGGCGAGCAGTGGACGCCGATGCGCGCCGCCGTGTTCGGCGCGCTGGCGAGCTTCGAGAAGCCGGCGTCGGCCTATGACATCGCCGAGAAGGTGAGCCAGGACCAGGGCCGCCGCGTCGCGGCGAACAGCGTCTATCGAATCCTCGATCTCTTCGTCGGATCCAACCTCGCCCGCCGCGTCGAGAGCGCCAACGCCTATGTCGCGAACGACCATCCCGATTGCGTTCACGACTGCATCTTCCTGATCTGCGACGAATGCGGCCAGGCGACGCACATGGATGACGACAGCCTGTCGAAGAACGTCCGCGCCGCGGCGAAGAAGGCCGGCTTCGCGCCGGTCCGCCCGGTGATCGAGGTCCACGGCCGCTGCGAGGATTGCGCGGGGGACTAG